In the genome of Podospora pseudocomata strain CBS 415.72m chromosome 2 map unlocalized CBS415.72m_2.2, whole genome shotgun sequence, one region contains:
- the PGS1 gene encoding CDP-diacylglycerol--glycerol-3-phosphate 3-phosphatidyltransferase (EggNog:ENOG503NTXX; COG:I; BUSCO:EOG09261ICI) encodes MDYIAISSLIFTLFRTAADITTFLLSSPQRFSAMLTRTASRCSTKLRAALRQPSLRVAKQQPQCRRFSMPTANATPGAQSAATSSAGMLSPFVSELDKIAPSFRINGSQIRVLQSPTEFYETLKDKIRNAERRIFLSTLYIGKSEKELITTLQEALRSKPNLKLSILTDALRGTREAPDPSCASLLAPLVEEFGPDRVEIRMYHTPNLTGFRKKHIPKRINEGWGLQHMKLYGFDDEIMMTGANLSNDYFTDRQDRYHLFSSRDITEYFSNLHDAVSSLSFRIDPSDAPSGFDMVWPKDNAAPSPLEDHKQFVRESTGLLAGLISPKTAPLTANDSTPLEKRDTSVYMLAQFSQLLSPDTSTELPAITHILSTLAAPQYSKSSWTFTAGYFNPAPSLTKLLLSTASQNNTVITASPYANGFYKSPGVSGLLPDAYTLLARRFVRAVHEKKLDASTVMKEWRKGTVGEPGAWTYHAKGLWVTLPDNNGPSISLIGSSNYTKRSYSLDLEANALIVTENETLKKQLANEQNWLQENTTVVTREDYAKTERRVGLKVRIAMLIVRLVGGAL; translated from the exons ATGGACTACATAGCTATCAGCTCTTTGatcttcaccctcttccgAACCGCCGCCGATATCACCACCTTTCTTCTCTCCAGTCCCCAGCGCTTCTCGGCTATGCTGACCAGGACTGCCTCACGATGTTCGACTAAGCTTCGGGCTGCACTCCGACAGCCATCCCTCCGGGTTGctaaacaacaaccacaatgcCGACGATTCTCGATGCCCACAGCAAACGCCACTCCCGGCGCACAGTCTGCTGCCACTTCCAGTGCCGGAATGCTGTCCCCGTTTGTCAGCGAGCTTGACAAGATTGCCCCATCATTCAGGATCAACGGATCGCAAATTCGGGTTCTCCAATCGCCAACCGAGTTCTACGAAACCCTCAAG GACAAGATTCGCAATGCGGAAAGACGCATCTTCCTGTCGACACTGTATATTGGGAAGTCTGAGAAGGAACTG ATCACTACACTCCAAGAGGCGCTGCGCTCCAAGCCGAACCTCAAACTCAGCATCCTTACCGACGCCCTGAGAGGCACACGCGAAGCCCCTGATCCATCATGCGCATCACTTCTGGCCCCATTGGTCGAGGAATTCGGCCCAGATCGCGTTGAGATCCGCATGTACCACACACCGAATCTCACAGGATTCAGAAAGAAGCACATCCCGAAGAGAATAAACGAAGGATGGGGTCTACAACACATGAAGCTGTATGGCTTTGACGACGAGATCATGATGACCGGCGCCAACCTGTCCAACGACTACTTCACCGACAGGCAAGATCGCTATCACCTGTTTTCGTCCAGGGACATCACGGAATACTTTTCCAATTTGCATGATGCCGTATCGTCACTCAGCTTTCGCATTGACCCATCCGACGCCCCTTCCGGCTTCGACATGGTGTGGCCCAAGGACAACGCCGCCCCATCCCCTCTGGAAGATCACAAGCAGTTTGTCAGAGAATCAACAGGATTGCTGGCAGGTCTCATCTCACCCAAGACTGCGCCGCTGACCGCCAATGACTCCACGCCATTGGAAAAGCGGGATACATCTGTTTACATGCTCGCCCAGTTCTCGCAATTACTGTCGCCAGACACATCGACAGAACTCCCGGCCATCACGCATATTTTGAGCACCCTTGCCGCCCCACAATATTCCAAGTCATCTTGGACATTTACCGCAGGATACTTTAACCCTGCCCCATCGCTGACCAAGCTCCTTCTGTCAACCGCATCGCAAAATAATACTGTTATTACAGCTTCACCGTATGCCAACGGCTTCTACAAGTCTCCCGGCGTCTCAGGACTGTTACCAGATGCGTACACACTGCTTGCCCGGCGCTTTGTGCGCGCAGTTcatgagaagaagctggacgcATCTACGGTAATGAAAGAGTGGAGGAAGGGCACGGTTGGCGAGCCTGGAGCTTGGACGTACCACGCAAAGGGTTTGTGGGTGACTCTACCAGACAACAATGGTCCATCCATAAGTCTGATCGGTAGCTCCAACTACACTAAGAGAAGCTACTCGCTGGACCTGGAAGCCAACGCTCTCATCGTGACGGAGAATGAGACTCTGAAGAAACAACTGGCCAACGAGCAAAATTGGCTGCAAGAAAATACCACGGTGGTCACCCGAGAGGACTATGCCAAGACTGAGCGCCGCGTCGGTCTCAAGGTGCGCATTGCGATGTTGATCGTGCGGCTTGTGGGAGGTGCCTTGTAA
- a CDS encoding uncharacterized protein (EggNog:ENOG503NYRM; COG:M), whose translation MMSPKEKNDDFREPVVQGHPPSASRLLLNILGCLLSLPIYYFSTVHSRYPVTLDIVITIALTELNRYIVEGRRQHFARSLHTPSFDQHLDEKKEWSGLHLEAQPCIPNADCMAAVVGWREDPSLYARALQSYKSAKTCTFFLAGIDGDEAEDQDMVNVFCQVFPENSTVIQIPEPLGEVAERIRAKTMALQRQNGIPVNEDEANAISMQACLDLARSILRQHDLTIGGPKGIKHLCLKQRHMHKKGIMFTAYVFALVISDILGIEYLWSSDSDTIVFPDSLEKTINTIASDLKAGGASSGLVVHNNRETAVTNLASAVYWGELYLTRSTPACTGTSDCQSGPSTAFRLSALPAILVPWYTQIAFGKRMIVNEDRHLTTNLLLRGWNVIFASDVLAATDTPTTMSRWLRQQVRWARATHIESLLRPKVYLVSHPLLFYGMVKREFGPAIGALAVMWFFFTGHQLIEISVMDFVFRILISTMYNFVRNTHRLRLGDVRWIVPGVFFYYIPLPAVQIYSMLTMAADGWGTSMRASGDMERAKREGMRKAWFDLGFFVVWMGIVAGVVAKVLAIHWGLVWYEKMVCIMMSMGVAMWGGWRVTIGASG comes from the coding sequence ATGATGTCACCAAAGGAGAAGAACGACGACTTCCGGGAGCCAGTGGTGCAAGGCCATCCCCCTTCAGCCTCTCGTTTACTTCTGAATATTTTGGGTTGCCTATTATCCCTACCCATCTACTACTTCTCAACAGTCCACAGTCGCTACCCCGTAACGctagacatcgtcatcactATCGCTCTCACAGAACTCAACCGTTATATCGTCGAAGGACGTCGACAACACTTTGCTCGTTCCCTACATACACCGAGCTTCGACCAACACTTGGACGAAAAGAAAGAATGGAGCGGTCTTCACTTGGAAGCTCAACCATGCATCCCCAACGCGGACTGTATGGCGGCAGTTGTTGGCTGGCGTGAGGATCCATCGCTCTATGCCCGGGCACTGCAAAGCTACAAGTCAGCCAAGACATGTACCTTCTTCCTTGCAGGCATCGACGGTGACGAGGCAGAAGACCAAGACATGGTAAACGTCTTCTGCCAAGTCTTTCCCGAGAACTCCACCGTCATCCAGATCCCAGAGCCCTTGGGTGAGGTTGCTGAACGCATCCGCGCCAAAACCATGGCTCTCCAGCGTCAAAACGGAATTCCTGTCAACGAAGACGAAGCAAATGCCATTTCCATGCAAGCTTGTCTCGACCTAGCCCGATCGATCCTTCGACAACATGACCTGACCATTGGCGGTCCCAAGGGTATCAAACATCTCTGTCTGAAGCAACGCCATATGCACAAAAAGGGAATAATGTTCACAGCCTACGTCTTTGCCCTTGTCATCTCAGacatcctcggcatcgagTACCTCTGGTCCTCCGACTCAGACACCATCGTCTTTCCAGATTCCTTGGAGAAAACAATCAACACCATCGCTTCTGACCTCAAAGCAGGCGGTGCCTCCTCCGGGCTTGTCGtccacaacaacagagaAACCGCCGTCACAAACCTCGCCTCAGCAGTCTACTGGGGCGAGCTCTATCTCACCCGCTCAACACCAGCTTGCACCGGCACAAGTGACTGCCAGTCTGGTCCCAGCACCGCATTTCGTCTGTCTGCCCTTCCGGCGATCCTGGTGCCGTGGTATACGCAAATCGCCTTTGGCAAGCGGATGATTGTCAACGAAGACAGGCATCTCACCACTAATTTACTACTCAGAGGATGGAACGTAATCTTTGCCTCCGATGTCCTGGCTGCAACAGACACCCCTACCACAATGTCTCGATGGTTGAGACAACAAGTCCGCTGGGCGAGGGCAACGCATATCGAGTCGCTTCTCAGGCCAAAGGTCTATCTCGTCAGTCATCCGCTTTTGTTCTACGGGATGGTGAAGCGGGAGTTTGGACCGGCGATCGGAGCGTTGGCGGTGATGTGGTTCTTTTTTACTGGGCACCAGTTGATTGAGATATCGGTTATGGACTTTGTTTTTCGGATCTTGATTAGCACCATGTATAATTTTGTGAGGAACACACACAGGTTGAGGCTCGGAGATGTGAGGTGGATCGTGCCGGGTGTGTTCTTTTACTACATCCCGTTGCCCGCGGTGCAGATTTACAGCATGCTGACCATGGCAGCTGATGGCTGGGGGACGTCGATGAGGGCGAGTGGGGATATGGAACGGGCAAAGAGGGAGGGCATGAGGAAGGCGTGGTTTGATCTTGGGTTCTTTGTTGTTTGGATGGGGATTGTGGCTGGGGTTGTGGCGAAGGTGTTGGCTATCCACTGGGGATTGGTGTGGTatgagaagatggtgtgTATAATGATGAGCATGGGGGTGGCGAtgtggggtggttggagggtgACGATTGGTGCttctggatga
- a CDS encoding uncharacterized protein (EggNog:ENOG503P3TS; COG:C), which produces MSYLSRTLGNLRKIGFKEYWHQLNYIGDTKAGTLVGVDKFGNKFYENMDELPLRSRWVDYAKHDYDAGQIEPLWHAWISYSVDTPPNKDPITTATGIANRPWANTEHIPNRTFTRAAFKTYSTTKPKIQSWQPVAAPR; this is translated from the exons ATGTCGTACCTCTCCAGAACCCTCGGCAATCTGCGCAAGATTGGCTTCAAG GAATACTGGCATCAACTCAAC TACATCG GTGACACCAAGGCCGGTACTCTTGTGGGTGTCGACAAGTTCGGCAACAAGTTCTACGAGAACATGGATGAACTTCCCC TCCGCTCCAGATGGGTTGACTATGCCAAGCACGACTACGATGC TGGCCAGATTGAGCCCTTGTGGCACGCCTGGATCTCCTACTCCGTCGACACTCCTCCCAACAAggaccccatcaccaccgccaccggcaTTGCCAACCGCCCTTGGGCCAACACCGAGCACATCCCTAACAGGACTTTTACTAGAGCTGCGTTCAAGACATATAGCAC AACAAAGCCCAAGATCCAGTCATGGCAGCCCGTGGCCGCCCCTAGGTAA